One genomic region from Mauremys reevesii isolate NIE-2019 linkage group 7, ASM1616193v1, whole genome shotgun sequence encodes:
- the LGALS12 gene encoding galectin-12 isoform X3, with translation MVLVQGVVLAEAERFQVDFQCGCSLMPRPDIAIHFNPRFRSRPHVICNTLQNGRWLEETKFPHLPLKRGEAFQLLFLFGQDEVQVSVNGQHFLRYRSRLPLARVDTVGVFGDIMVKSLAFLRSNPFDASRTEYPVAHPMQLNSSKLAVPYCHPLPHGLASRDTITVRGLVCPVPEGFSLSLREDPSHVPLRLSTCFRTRALTWSSFPDEALSHAEKVAACFPFHPQRFFELLLVCEEGSFKLALNGIPLGQYDTPWVSWDRITQLWIEGDVTLYSVFS, from the exons GTTCCAGGTGGATTTCCAGTGTGGCTGCAGTCTGATGCCCCGGCCAGACATTGCCATCCACTTCAACCCCCGCTTCCGCTCCCGGCCTCATGTAATCTGCAACACCCTGCAGAATGGACGCTGGCTGGAGGAGACCAagttcccccacctccctctcaAGAGGGGAGAGGCCTTCCAGCTGCTCTTCCTCTTTGGGCAGGATGAGGTGCAG gtGAGCGTGAATGGGCAGCACTTCCTCCGGTACCGCTCCCGCCTGCCCCTGGCCCGAGTGGACACCGTAGGGGTGTTTGGAGACATCATGGTGAAGAGCCTGGCCTTCCTGCGCAGCAAT CCCTTTGACGCCAGCCGAACTGAGTACCCTGTTGCTCAT CCAATGCAGCTGAACAGCTCCAAGCTG GCTGTACCATACTGCCACCCGCTCCCCCATGGACTTGCATCAAGAGACACCATTACAGTGAGAGGACTGGTTTGCCCAGTACCAGAGGG ATTCAGCCTCAGCCTGAGGGAAGACCCGTCCCATGTGCCCCTAAGACTCAGCACCTGCTTCAGAACCAGAGCCCTGACATGGAGCTCCTTCCCAGATGAGGCCCTGAGCCATGCAGAGAAAGTGGCAGCCTGCTTCCCCTTTCATCCCCAGCGCTTCTTTGAG TTGCTGCTTGTCTGTGAGGAGGGGAGTTTCAAACTGGCACTCAACGGGATCCCCCTGGGACAGTATGACACGCCTTGGGTCTCCTGGGACCGGATCACACAGCTGTGGATAGAGGGTGACGTCACACTCTACAGTGTCTTCTCCTGA
- the LGALS12 gene encoding galectin-12 isoform X4 has product MPRPDIAIHFNPRFRSRPHVICNTLQNGRWLEETKFPHLPLKRGEAFQLLFLFGQDEVQVSVNGQHFLRYRSRLPLARVDTVGVFGDIMVKSLAFLRSNPFDASRTEYPVAHPMQLNSSKLAVPYCHPLPHGLASRDTITVRGLVCPVPEGFSLSLREDPSHVPLRLSTCFRTRALTWSSFPDEALSHAEKVAACFPFHPQRFFELLLVCEEGSFKLALNGIPLGQYDTPWVSWDRITQLWIEGDVTLYSVFS; this is encoded by the exons ATGCCCCGGCCAGACATTGCCATCCACTTCAACCCCCGCTTCCGCTCCCGGCCTCATGTAATCTGCAACACCCTGCAGAATGGACGCTGGCTGGAGGAGACCAagttcccccacctccctctcaAGAGGGGAGAGGCCTTCCAGCTGCTCTTCCTCTTTGGGCAGGATGAGGTGCAG gtGAGCGTGAATGGGCAGCACTTCCTCCGGTACCGCTCCCGCCTGCCCCTGGCCCGAGTGGACACCGTAGGGGTGTTTGGAGACATCATGGTGAAGAGCCTGGCCTTCCTGCGCAGCAAT CCCTTTGACGCCAGCCGAACTGAGTACCCTGTTGCTCAT CCAATGCAGCTGAACAGCTCCAAGCTG GCTGTACCATACTGCCACCCGCTCCCCCATGGACTTGCATCAAGAGACACCATTACAGTGAGAGGACTGGTTTGCCCAGTACCAGAGGG ATTCAGCCTCAGCCTGAGGGAAGACCCGTCCCATGTGCCCCTAAGACTCAGCACCTGCTTCAGAACCAGAGCCCTGACATGGAGCTCCTTCCCAGATGAGGCCCTGAGCCATGCAGAGAAAGTGGCAGCCTGCTTCCCCTTTCATCCCCAGCGCTTCTTTGAG TTGCTGCTTGTCTGTGAGGAGGGGAGTTTCAAACTGGCACTCAACGGGATCCCCCTGGGACAGTATGACACGCCTTGGGTCTCCTGGGACCGGATCACACAGCTGTGGATAGAGGGTGACGTCACACTCTACAGTGTCTTCTCCTGA